One window of the Nothobranchius furzeri strain GRZ-AD chromosome 3, NfurGRZ-RIMD1, whole genome shotgun sequence genome contains the following:
- the LOC129156327 gene encoding uncharacterized protein isoform X1, whose amino-acid sequence MADQQELLWQRFVNRHLYDSALRGHRDQHVVNSSWREIARTVGKDENAVKNAEMPCCKQGRPLTSRQSRRRSRYKSIPRSGHSPCLFSRNQARDGTRTIRQTGRSLPLYLTGFHAPHWDSEMTSRIFYWSSCNRNDVLTWAAAVKSEARTRKASADHNSTTDYERTDNARNTQILPDVRDNLLQYTVLPFGLRNAPATFQRFQQELLLLPPTMQEESRPSQRHPLSWLDDDAEMVAACKSVEDSLISKQPTIGAAATRASPKAPALQRLLVLLLLLIPLLLHPLLVR is encoded by the exons atggcggaccagcaagaactactatggcagaggttcgtaaatagacatttgtatgattcagctctcagaggtcaccgtgatcaacatgttgttaatagttcttggagagaaatagctcgcactgtcggaaaagacgagaacgctgttaaaaatgctgaaatgccatgttgtaaaca AGGCCGCCCCCTCACGTCCAGACAGTCCAGGAGAAGAAGCCGGTATAAG agCATTCCCAGGTCTGGTCACAGCCCATGCCTTTTTTCAAGGAATCAGGCTCGTGATGGGACACGGACCATACGCCAAACTGGTCGTAGTCTTCCTCTTTACCTCACTGGGTTTCATG CTCCACACTGGGATTCAGAAATGACTTCCAGAATATTCTACTGGTCATCATG taacagaaacgacgtcttgacgtgggccgctgctgtaaaaagtgaggcgcgaaccagaaaagcttctgccgatcacaattcaacaacggattatgaaagaacggataacgctcgaaacacgcagattcttcctgatgtgagag ATAACCTGCTCCAGTACACCGTGTTGCCGTTCGGTTTGAGGAACGCCCCCGCTACTTTTCAGCGTTTTCAGCAAGAACTACTTCTTCTTCCGCCAACCATG CAGGAAGAATCACGCCCCTCCCAGAGACACCCTCTGTCGTGGCTGGATGATGATGCAGAGATGGTGGCTGCTTGTAAATCTGTGGAAG ACTCCCTCATCTCAAAGCAACCAACAATAGGAGCTGCAGCGACCAGGGCGTCGCCAAAGGCTCCTGCTCTACAGCGGCTGTTGGTTCTCCTGCTCCTGCTGATCCCTCTGCTTCTGCATCCCCTGCTGGTCCGATAG
- the LOC129156327 gene encoding uncharacterized protein isoform X2 has protein sequence MADQQELLWQRFVNRHLYDSALRGHRDQHVVNSSWREIARTVGKDENAVKNAEMPCCKQGRPLTSRQSRRRSRYKSIPRSGHSPCLFSRNQARDGTRTIRQTGRSLPLYLTGFHAPHWDSEMTSRIFYWSSCNRNDVLTWAAAVKSEARTRKASADHNSTTDYERTDNARNTQILPDVRDNLLQYTVLPFGLRNAPATFQRFQQELLLLPPTMEESRPSQRHPLSWLDDDAEMVAACKSVEDSLISKQPTIGAAATRASPKAPALQRLLVLLLLLIPLLLHPLLVR, from the exons atggcggaccagcaagaactactatggcagaggttcgtaaatagacatttgtatgattcagctctcagaggtcaccgtgatcaacatgttgttaatagttcttggagagaaatagctcgcactgtcggaaaagacgagaacgctgttaaaaatgctgaaatgccatgttgtaaaca AGGCCGCCCCCTCACGTCCAGACAGTCCAGGAGAAGAAGCCGGTATAAG agCATTCCCAGGTCTGGTCACAGCCCATGCCTTTTTTCAAGGAATCAGGCTCGTGATGGGACACGGACCATACGCCAAACTGGTCGTAGTCTTCCTCTTTACCTCACTGGGTTTCATG CTCCACACTGGGATTCAGAAATGACTTCCAGAATATTCTACTGGTCATCATG taacagaaacgacgtcttgacgtgggccgctgctgtaaaaagtgaggcgcgaaccagaaaagcttctgccgatcacaattcaacaacggattatgaaagaacggataacgctcgaaacacgcagattcttcctgatgtgagag ATAACCTGCTCCAGTACACCGTGTTGCCGTTCGGTTTGAGGAACGCCCCCGCTACTTTTCAGCGTTTTCAGCAAGAACTACTTCTTCTTCCGCCAACCATG GAAGAATCACGCCCCTCCCAGAGACACCCTCTGTCGTGGCTGGATGATGATGCAGAGATGGTGGCTGCTTGTAAATCTGTGGAAG ACTCCCTCATCTCAAAGCAACCAACAATAGGAGCTGCAGCGACCAGGGCGTCGCCAAAGGCTCCTGCTCTACAGCGGCTGTTGGTTCTCCTGCTCCTGCTGATCCCTCTGCTTCTGCATCCCCTGCTGGTCCGATAG